One segment of Streptomyces sp. NBC_01463 DNA contains the following:
- a CDS encoding gamma-aminobutyraldehyde dehydrogenase, translating to MGNSFQVQDRFADGAQYIGGRLRPGTSGRTHEVVNPATGATVYTYELAGTADVDAAVAAAREAFPGWSGATPGERSDAMHRFAAVLAEQADDFAYAESLQCGKPVKLSTEFDVPGTVDNTSFFAGAARHLEGKSAGEYSGDHTSHVRREAIGVIGSIAPWNYPLQMAAWKVLPAVAAGNTIVLKPAEITPLTSLMFAQAATEAGIPDGVINIVTGAGKDAGEHLVGHPDVVMTSFTGSTAVGKRVAEIATSTVKRLHLELGGKAPFLVFDDADLEAAVNGAVAGSLINTGQDCTAATRAYVQRPLYDAFVQGVAALMETVRLGDPFDPKTDLGPLISHAQRDRVAGFVERARAYATVVTGGEAPGGELADGAYYRPTLVAGAAQDSEIVQSEIFGPVLVVLPFDTDDEGIALANDTPYGLAASAWTRDLYRAGRATREIKAGCVWVNDHIPIISEMPHGGYKASGFGKDMSSYSFEEYTQVKHVMYDNTAVARKDWHRTIFGDR from the coding sequence CGCACGCACGAGGTCGTGAACCCGGCGACCGGCGCCACCGTCTACACGTACGAGCTGGCCGGCACGGCCGATGTCGACGCGGCCGTCGCCGCGGCGCGCGAGGCCTTCCCCGGCTGGTCCGGGGCCACCCCCGGCGAGCGGTCCGATGCGATGCACCGCTTCGCCGCCGTCCTCGCCGAGCAGGCGGACGACTTCGCGTACGCGGAGTCCCTCCAGTGCGGCAAGCCCGTCAAGCTCTCCACCGAGTTCGACGTCCCGGGCACGGTCGACAACACCTCCTTCTTCGCCGGCGCCGCCCGCCATTTGGAGGGGAAGTCCGCCGGTGAGTACTCCGGCGACCACACCTCGCACGTACGGCGTGAGGCGATCGGTGTCATCGGCTCCATCGCACCCTGGAACTACCCGCTCCAGATGGCCGCCTGGAAGGTCCTCCCGGCCGTCGCCGCGGGCAACACCATCGTGCTCAAGCCCGCCGAGATCACCCCGCTGACCTCGCTGATGTTCGCGCAGGCGGCCACCGAGGCGGGCATCCCGGACGGTGTGATCAACATCGTCACCGGCGCGGGCAAGGACGCCGGCGAGCACCTCGTCGGCCACCCGGACGTCGTGATGACCTCCTTCACCGGCTCCACCGCCGTCGGCAAGCGCGTCGCGGAGATCGCCACCTCCACCGTCAAGCGGCTCCACCTCGAACTCGGCGGCAAGGCCCCCTTCCTCGTCTTCGACGACGCCGACCTGGAGGCCGCGGTCAACGGAGCCGTCGCGGGCTCCCTGATCAACACCGGCCAGGACTGCACGGCGGCCACCCGCGCCTACGTCCAGCGCCCGCTGTACGACGCCTTCGTGCAGGGCGTCGCCGCGCTGATGGAGACCGTCCGGCTCGGCGACCCGTTCGACCCGAAGACCGACCTCGGCCCGCTGATCAGCCACGCCCAGCGCGACCGGGTCGCCGGTTTCGTCGAGCGCGCCCGCGCCTACGCCACCGTCGTCACCGGCGGCGAGGCCCCCGGCGGCGAGCTGGCGGACGGCGCCTACTACCGGCCGACCCTGGTCGCCGGTGCCGCCCAGGACAGCGAGATCGTCCAGTCCGAGATCTTCGGCCCGGTCCTGGTCGTGCTGCCCTTCGACACCGACGACGAGGGCATCGCGCTGGCCAACGACACCCCGTACGGACTCGCCGCCTCCGCCTGGACCCGCGACCTGTACCGGGCGGGCCGCGCCACCCGCGAGATCAAGGCGGGCTGCGTGTGGGTGAACGACCACATTCCGATCATCAGCGAGATGCCGCACGGCGGATACAAGGCCAGCGGCTTCGGCAAGGACATGTCGTCGTACTCCTTCGAGGAGTACACGCAGGTCAAGCACGTGATGTACGACAACACCGCGGTCGCCCGGAAGGACTGGCACCGCACGATCTTCGGGGACCGATAA